A stretch of Plasmodium chabaudi chabaudi strain AS genome assembly, chromosome: 14 DNA encodes these proteins:
- a CDS encoding 2-oxoisovalerate dehydrogenase subunit alpha, mitochondrial, putative: MMNTLQKFVCRNNNLLKLCSKRNICNLSKQNKFSGYKIYTDGLIHSEFSTDLKTVNEVAKLPIFRILDTNGNLLDGHTAPFDDEEVLNLYKQMVEFSIWDEIFYGIQRQGRISFYIVNDGEEGLHFGIGKALTVDDHLYCQYRETGILLSRGFTYEDILNQLFGTKYDEGKGRQMCICYTKKDLNIHTITTPLGSQLSHAAGCGYALKLDNKKAVAATFCGDGSSSEGDFYAAVNFASVRQSQTMFICKNNLYAISTSIKDQYRGDGIAPRALALGVESIRVDGNDLFASYLATKKMRDICIQESKPVFMEFMSYRYGHHSTSDDSTLYRPKEENDAWKKEGVHPISRLFLYLKNKNLYTDNEDQLHRKSVKEKVLKELKKYENVKRYNIVGGLFEDVYHEEDWNIKEQREQFEQFFKENKNNYDTSKFEN; the protein is encoded by the coding sequence atgatgaataCTTTGCAAAAATTTGTATGCAGGAATAATAATCTCCTAAAGTTATGTTccaaaagaaatatatgtaacttaagtaaacaaaataaattttcaggatataaaatttatacagATGGGTTAATTCATTCCGAATTTTCCACCGACTTAAAAACAGTAAATGAAGTTGCAAAACTTCCAATATTTCGTATTTTGGATACGAATGGAAATTTATTAGATGGTCACACTGCACCGTTTGATGATGAAGAAGTATTAAACTTGTATAAACAGATGGTGGAATTTTCAATATGggatgaaatattttatggtaTTCAAAGGCAAGGAAGaatatcattttatatagtaAATGATGGGGAAGAAGGCTTACATTTTGGAATTGGTAAAGCCTTAACTGTAGATGATCATTTATATTGCCAATATCGAGAAACTGGTATTTTATTAAGTAGAGGTTTTACTTATGAAGATATACTTAATCAACTTTTTGGAACAAAGTATGATGAAGGTAAAGGAAGGCAAATGTGTATATGTTATACTAAGAaagatttaaatattcatacaATTACTACACCATTAGGGTCACAATTGTCTCATGCTGCTGGCTGTGGTTATGCATTAAAGTtggataataaaaaagcagTTGCTGCTACATTTTGTGGTGACGGATCGTCATCTGAAGGCGATTTTTATGCTGCTGTAAATTTTGCTTCTGTAAGGCAATCCCAAACTATgtttatttgtaaaaataatttatatgctaTATCAACATCGATAAAAGATCAATATAGAGGAGACGGTATTGCTCCTAGAGCATTAGCATTAGGTGTTGAATCTATAAGAGTCGATGGAAATGATTTATTCGCTAGTTATTTAGctactaaaaaaatgagaGATATTTGCATTCAAGAATCCAAACCTGTTTTTATGGAATTTATGTCCTACAGATATGGACATCATAGTACTTCAGACGACTCAACTTTGTACAGAccaaaagaagaaaatgatgcATGGAAAAAAGAAGGAGTTCATCCAATAAGCAGATTATTcttgtatttaaaaaataaaaatttatacacAGATAATGAAGATCAATTACATAGAAAAAGTGTCAAAGAAAAGGtattaaaagaattaaaaaaatatgaaaatgttaAAAGGTATAATATTGTAGGAGGATTATTTGAAGATGTCTATCATGAAGAAGATTGGAATATTAAGGAGCAAAGAGAGCAGTTTGAGCAATTTTttaaggaaaataaaaataattatgacacttcaaaatttgaaaattag